In Candidatus Binataceae bacterium, the DNA window AAGGCCTCCAGCTTATAGAAAAGACCGAGGCAGTGGAGTCCGCCACAATCGCTGCCAACACCGGCATGCCAATGACTCCTGAATCGTTCTCGATGGCGGTGGAGTCATGGAAGACCAGGTGATTGTCAGCACCGCGCTGGCCCTCGTCAACGCTGTGAGGCGTGAGACGGGCGCGCCCGCACTGAACTCACTGCCGCGCGGCTCTCTGAGGGATTCAGCGGCTCAGTGCCCAATTGCCAAGGCACTGATTGCTTTGGTGGTTCCAGAGGAAGGTCGAATTGTCTTCTGCTACCCCTGGCACGCGGCGGCCGCGGTTAAGGCTTGGTCCGTTCCATTTGCCGATCCTCTGTTGATGTCGGTGGTCATGCCGGATGTCTTGCGCGATTTCGCCGTTGCCTTCAGGCGGGGCCTTTTTGCGGATCTTCTGGAATAGCCCAACGGGCTTCGCGCTCGATGCGCGCTTTCTGCGGCCTTGCGCACCACCCAATCGTTGTTACAATCAGTTTGGGCGGTGGAGTTCGCCCTAATCGCCGTTTCCGGACAAACGGCCAATGACTCCTACGGCACACGACAAGCCGCGGGAGTCTTTGTTTTTCTGCGGTTTCTCGTGGCGATGCTCAGGCAGAAACCGTGGAAGCGCGAGAACAATCGATTCGTCAGGCCGCATCGGATGACCGGCCGTGCGAACGCTCTGAATCACTGCTGGCGCTGAGCTACGCGGCCAGGGATCTGGGTAACCATCGCATCGCCCGCGACGCGCAGGCGCTCGCTGAGCGTGTCGCGGACAAGCGCTTTTTCCTCGCCTGCCTGGGCCAATTCAAACGGGGCAAATCCAGTCTGTTAAACGCGCTCATCGGCAGCCCGGTCTTGCCGACGGGCGTAGTGCCAGTCACCGCGATAGTGACGGTCCTTCGCTACGGCCCGATCCTCAACGCCAAGGTTCACTTCGAGAACGGGTCGCGCCAGCCAATACCGGTTGGATCCGTCGGTGACTATGTTTCGGAGGAGTGCAACCCCGCAAACTTCAAAGGCGTAGCCGCAGTCGAGGTCTTCGTCCCCAGCCCGTTGCTTGCAACCGGCATGTGCTTTGTCGACACGCCTGGAATCGGCTCTGTTTATGCCGGCAACACGGCTGTGACGAAGGCATTCGTCCCGCACATCGACGCCGCCATGGTCGTCCTTGGTGCAGACCCGCCGATTTCCGGAGACGAAGTCGCCCTCCTCGAAGAGATCGCTTCCCAGGTGGATGAGATGATCTTCGTGCTCAACAAGGCTGATCGGCTGAACGCGAACGAATGCAGCGAAGCAATCGATTTCGCGCGGCGCGCGGTGGCACAAAAAATCGGACGCCCACCATCCGCCATATTTCAGATCAGCGCCGCCGAGTGGCTCGACGGCTCCGGTCCGTCACGCGACGCTCCCGCTCTGTTGGCGGCGCTGGACCGGCTCGCTCGGGAAAGCGCTCCGAAGCTCGTCGAACGCGCCGAGCGGCGCGGCGTCGGCTGCCTGTCGGCCGCTCTGCTCCGCGAAATTGAAAATCAGCGCGGTGTCCTCACTGCTCCGGTCGAAGAGTCGCGGCGCATCGCCGAACGGATGCGGGAAATCGTCGCTGATGCTGAAAGGTCGCTGAGTGACCTCAGCCATCTGTTCAAAGCCGAGCAGGAACGCGTGAGCCGCCGATGCAACGAACGGCGCGAGGCCTTTCTAGCCGCGGCGATACCGGCCGCGCGCAAGGAATTTCATGAAGCAATCGTTAACGCCGCCGAGCGGCGCGGAAATGCTCTTCATATGCGTGCGACTGAAATCGCTCAAGCGATGTCGCGCCGTCTTTTGAATCAGTGGCTTCAAGAGGAGAGACCTGCGGCCGAGGCGGCGTACCGCGAATCGGGTCGTCGCTTCGTGACCCTGGCCAATGATTTTCTCCGGCGGATGGCCGATTCCGGTGATGCTTTGCTCGCCGACCTGCCGCGAGCGGTCAGCGCAGAGTCAGGCTTTCGCGTGAAGGGCCGCCTCTACTTCGGTGACCACTTTGGCTTTCCGCGCCAAACCATCTTCGAGCGCGTCGCCAACGCCTTCAGGTCCCGCAGGCGCCAAGTTGAAGCGATCGAAGTAAAAGTTGCTCGCTACCTCGACACTCTTCTATTACTCAACAGCACCCGGATTCTCAATGACTTCGACGAAATCATTCGCGAAAGCGGACGACGCTTGGAAGCCGAGATCAGAGGCATGCTCAAGGAATTGCGGAGCACGGCGGAAAACGCGCTTGCCCGCGCGGAGGCCACGCGCGCTGCCGGGGCCAGCGCTGTGAAAAGCGAACTCGAGCATCTTGAGCGGCTTCGCGAAAGAATCATCCGCGCTTCCGGGTCCCAATGCGTCGGCAGAAGTGCTGGATGATCAGACCGCCCGACAATTCCCAGTACGCTCGACGCACCAGCTTCCAGATTGCGGACAAACGGAAATGGTTTGTGCGCCTGTTGTCGGAGCTATGGCGCAGACGTTCTTTGCTCGACCACGACAGCGCATTGTCAAGGCTGGATTGGACGATCGAGATGCTCCATAGCGTGCGCGAAAACAGACCATCGGACCTTGAACATTGGTGGAGCAGCCTCAAAGACGAGGTTCTTGGCAGGTCACGTCTGAGAGATGGGAGTAGTGCGCAAACCAGACGGTCGAGCTCCACGAAACTCTGATCGCCAACTCTCCCCGCGACTCGACAATTACCATGATCCAATTCGAGCCTGAGATGCGCGACCCTCGTGCGAACAGAGATCGCCCCAGGCTCCGAAACTCGATAAGCGGATAGACCCGCTCGACGTACGTATGGCATCACCTCGCAAGGCAAAGTTTACCCCTGCGCGATCGCGCAGAGGATTGGAATCGACAGGCAAAGCGCATTGAACGCTTTGGGCGCGGTACAGCCGCCTCTCGAAGGACTTGCCGCGCACGCTCGGCGTGCGACCGTGGCTTCTCAGTAGAATTTCTGGTACGGGTTTGTGAGCGGAAAGGATGGAACGAGCGTGAATCACGCAAGAGTTGAAGACCGCATCATAGCGCCCGACGCGGACAGCACAGTGTGGTCGGGTCTTACCCGATGGGAGATCGCCGGAGCGTTGGGCGACATAGGCGTGCTGTTTCCGATCGCGATCGCGCTGATCACGCTTTGTCACATGAACCCGACCGCGATCTTTCTTACGGCTGGATTGGGATACGTTCTGGCCGGATCGTATTTCCGGATTCCGATAGCTGTACAACCCTTCAAGGCGGTGGCCGCGATAGCGCTTGCGCTTCAATTGTCGCCGTCCTTCGTCGCGACCGCTGGCCTGCTCATGGGCGCGCTGCTTTTGCTGATCGGGCTCGTTGACGTGGTTACGCCGTTGGCCCGCTTCTTCAGCCTGCCCATCGTCCGCGGCATTCAGCTCGGATTGGGCTTGATTCTGGTTCGGGAGGGCTTGCGCCTGGCTCTCGGTCCGGGGTCGGCACTCTCGATGGGAAGTGGCACGATCATTCCCGGATGGCTGCTGGCGCTTGGAGCAGTCGCCATCTTGCTCGCGTGTTTGCTTTCGGATCGGGTTCCCGCTGCCCTGGCGCTGCTTGGTGCCGGGATCTTTGTCGGCGTGCTGTCGCAGAGCGGACAACTGGCGAACCTCGCCTGGAGCCCGGTTCCGCTCCGCTGGCTGCGTCCGCAGGTTGGCGAACTGTGGAGCGTTCTTGTCATCCTGGTACTGCCGCAGTTCGCGCTGACGTTCGGCAACTCGATTGTCGCAACCGAGAACACGGCGCAGACGCTCTATGGTCCGCGGGCGCAGCGGGTGACGGCGCGCGCGCTAAGCATCAGCATCGGCCTTATGAACCTGCTGGCCGGCGCGATCGTCGGCGCCCCGTGTTGCCATGGTTCGGGTGGAATCACCGCTCACTACAAATTTGGCGCGCGGACCCAGCGGGCCAGTTACGTCATCGGCGGAGTATGTCTGCTGTTGGCGCTCTTCGGCAGGAGTTCAGTGGCC includes these proteins:
- a CDS encoding dynamin family protein, with product MEAREQSIRQAASDDRPCERSESLLALSYAARDLGNHRIARDAQALAERVADKRFFLACLGQFKRGKSSLLNALIGSPVLPTGVVPVTAIVTVLRYGPILNAKVHFENGSRQPIPVGSVGDYVSEECNPANFKGVAAVEVFVPSPLLATGMCFVDTPGIGSVYAGNTAVTKAFVPHIDAAMVVLGADPPISGDEVALLEEIASQVDEMIFVLNKADRLNANECSEAIDFARRAVAQKIGRPPSAIFQISAAEWLDGSGPSRDAPALLAALDRLARESAPKLVERAERRGVGCLSAALLREIENQRGVLTAPVEESRRIAERMREIVADAERSLSDLSHLFKAEQERVSRRCNERREAFLAAAIPAARKEFHEAIVNAAERRGNALHMRATEIAQAMSRRLLNQWLQEERPAAEAAYRESGRRFVTLANDFLRRMADSGDALLADLPRAVSAESGFRVKGRLYFGDHFGFPRQTIFERVANAFRSRRRQVEAIEVKVARYLDTLLLLNSTRILNDFDEIIRESGRRLEAEIRGMLKELRSTAENALARAEATRAAGASAVKSELEHLERLRERIIRASGSQCVGRSAG
- a CDS encoding putative sulfate/molybdate transporter, whose translation is MWSGLTRWEIAGALGDIGVLFPIAIALITLCHMNPTAIFLTAGLGYVLAGSYFRIPIAVQPFKAVAAIALALQLSPSFVATAGLLMGALLLLIGLVDVVTPLARFFSLPIVRGIQLGLGLILVREGLRLALGPGSALSMGSGTIIPGWLLALGAVAILLACLLSDRVPAALALLGAGIFVGVLSQSGQLANLAWSPVPLRWLRPQVGELWSVLVILVLPQFALTFGNSIVATENTAQTLYGPRAQRVTARALSISIGLMNLLAGAIVGAPCCHGSGGITAHYKFGARTQRASYVIGGVCLLLALFGRSSVAVLALIPTAVLGIFLVYVGVQHAALLRDIVSKPAHLFVAGCVGVVGAVTTNLTYGFLAGFAVQGALSVVARVNRKSLLASLPGSE